A region of Oceanispirochaeta sp. M1 DNA encodes the following proteins:
- a CDS encoding periplasmic-type flagellar collar protein FlbB: MAGINGGAGVAKIFFLIVLILVLIVGGMLWVDFLGLVDARETLSPILKLVRLDVPEAVEQPDDMYLLDRERLAKQQEALDIREAALTAREEGIVLREAELEELGGQLEESKKSIEEKEKSLNEALKTYDNKRANLEQNAKYLEGMPPENAVSIMVEMQDTELVELLRTSERLAVESGKASLVAYWLSLMPADRAAELQSKMALKPVD, encoded by the coding sequence GGAGTGGCAAAAATCTTTTTTCTCATCGTACTGATCCTTGTTCTAATCGTCGGAGGAATGCTATGGGTCGACTTTCTTGGACTCGTTGATGCCAGGGAGACACTTTCCCCCATATTGAAGCTTGTACGCCTGGATGTACCCGAAGCGGTGGAACAGCCGGATGATATGTATCTTCTGGACAGGGAAAGACTGGCCAAGCAACAGGAAGCTCTTGATATCAGAGAAGCTGCCCTTACTGCCCGTGAAGAAGGGATTGTTTTAAGAGAAGCCGAGCTCGAAGAATTGGGCGGTCAACTTGAAGAATCAAAGAAATCTATTGAGGAAAAAGAGAAATCTCTTAATGAAGCCTTAAAAACTTACGACAATAAGAGAGCAAACCTGGAACAAAATGCAAAGTACCTGGAGGGAATGCCTCCGGAAAATGCAGTTTCTATTATGGTAGAAATGCAGGATACCGAGCTGGTTGAGCTTCTGAGAACATCAGAGCGACTGGCTGTGGAGTCCGGTAAAGCGTCCCTGGTTGCCTACTGGTTGTCATTAATGCCTGCGGACAGAGCTGCAGAGCTGCAAAGCAAGATGGCGTTGAAACCGGTAGATTAA
- a CDS encoding flagellar hook-length control protein FliK — protein sequence MVQLSSPPVEMFPVQKGPSPEKNNALKTEDNGFRTAYREQKEIYESRDAEKKSPTAETVSHKKQKVLQGDTEKAEKSDGEASSSSAASESKSAEKATQSKEKNSGLKLVKSDTDKKSLKLAGPGTDETGKETKTVSLNHEALSLIAGAEPGDESAVEVKDTKAEASALTETAEKLIAAEKLIAEDSGEQKALSDSASQAAKTASILVQQNIPAKEDGKENDKHGKSRIQQKSDKKSSELKITVDDRRTVKEGTPILKKVESGSSSNKLTLELVPSDDVTSAMPQGEQADTGKTFSLMSAEEQKGAALLDRQLQDKGTQELSKNIRFVLKDNKEGEIKLILKPEALGKVRINLNLSENNIVGKIIVENNSVRQAFLNNLADLTKALEDSGFSSASLDVSVGGGQTQGGSQYREEAPVFFTGNALDDMDGQIPVVYEDGVNLSQINLVV from the coding sequence ATGGTTCAGTTATCTTCCCCACCGGTCGAAATGTTTCCGGTACAGAAGGGGCCATCACCTGAAAAAAACAATGCTCTAAAAACTGAGGATAATGGTTTCAGGACTGCTTACAGGGAGCAGAAAGAGATTTATGAGTCCAGAGATGCGGAAAAAAAATCCCCAACAGCTGAAACTGTTTCTCATAAGAAACAGAAAGTTCTACAGGGTGATACTGAAAAGGCTGAGAAGAGTGACGGAGAAGCATCTTCATCTTCTGCCGCATCCGAATCCAAGTCTGCTGAAAAGGCGACCCAGTCTAAGGAAAAGAATTCCGGACTCAAACTTGTAAAATCAGATACTGATAAAAAATCACTGAAACTTGCCGGCCCCGGTACTGATGAGACAGGTAAAGAGACAAAGACTGTGTCTCTGAATCATGAAGCATTGTCATTGATCGCCGGAGCAGAGCCTGGTGACGAGTCCGCAGTTGAAGTAAAAGATACAAAAGCTGAGGCTTCTGCTCTTACTGAGACTGCTGAAAAACTGATAGCTGCTGAAAAACTGATAGCTGAAGATAGTGGCGAACAGAAAGCTTTGAGTGATTCTGCTTCTCAGGCAGCTAAAACAGCATCGATTCTTGTACAGCAGAATATTCCCGCCAAAGAAGACGGTAAAGAAAACGACAAACATGGTAAAAGCCGTATTCAGCAGAAAAGCGATAAAAAATCATCTGAATTGAAAATCACAGTGGATGACAGAAGAACAGTAAAAGAGGGAACACCCATCTTAAAGAAAGTTGAGAGTGGAAGTTCTTCAAATAAGCTGACTCTGGAACTGGTACCTTCAGATGATGTTACATCCGCTATGCCTCAGGGTGAGCAGGCAGATACAGGAAAAACCTTCTCCCTTATGTCTGCGGAAGAGCAGAAAGGTGCGGCCCTGCTGGATCGTCAGCTTCAGGATAAGGGTACCCAGGAACTTTCTAAAAATATCCGTTTTGTACTCAAAGACAATAAAGAGGGAGAAATCAAGCTGATTCTTAAGCCTGAAGCCCTTGGAAAAGTACGTATTAACCTGAATCTGAGTGAAAACAATATAGTCGGGAAAATAATTGTCGAAAATAATAGTGTACGCCAGGCATTTTTGAATAATCTGGCCGATCTGACAAAGGCATTGGAAGACAGCGGTTTCAGCAGCGCTTCCCTTGATGTTTCTGTCGGCGGTGGTCAGACCCAGGGCGGTTCACAGTACAGAGAAGAGGCTCCCGTATTTTTTACGGGCAATGCTCTGGACGATATGGACGGGCAGATTCCCGTAGTTTATGAAGACGGTGTAAACCTGAGCCAGATAAATCTGGTTGTGTAG
- the flgD gene encoding flagellar hook assembly protein FlgD: protein MEFSTAMNASDNAKVTMQVDSFNKALNGSKAVKQNLDKDDFMKILITQLSHQDPTKPMEDKEFIAQMAQFSSLEQMTNMNQQFTNVAERLNSSQAFNVLGQDVELMSGGQAVKGTVEAVTGGEYPQLLIDGNYYDFDTLQTVFNSKGESQL from the coding sequence ATGGAATTCAGCACAGCAATGAATGCATCGGATAACGCAAAAGTTACCATGCAGGTAGATAGCTTTAACAAAGCACTCAACGGCAGCAAAGCCGTTAAACAGAATCTTGATAAGGATGACTTTATGAAGATTCTGATTACCCAGCTCTCTCATCAGGATCCTACAAAGCCTATGGAAGATAAAGAATTCATCGCTCAGATGGCACAGTTTTCAAGTCTTGAGCAGATGACAAATATGAATCAGCAGTTTACCAACGTGGCAGAACGTCTAAATAGTTCACAGGCATTCAATGTGCTTGGACAGGACGTTGAACTGATGTCCGGCGGTCAGGCTGTTAAGGGTACAGTCGAAGCCGTAACAGGCGGCGAATACCCTCAGCTGCTTATTGATGGTAACTACTATGATTTCGATACATTACAGACAGTATTTAACAGCAAAGGAGAATCCCAGTTATGA
- the flgE gene encoding flagellar hook protein FlgE: protein MMRSLYSGVSGLQNHQTRMDVIGNNVSNVNTIGFKKGRVIFQDMISQGMRGAARPSEELGGVNPMQVGLGMTVATIDTIHTQGSLQSTGNTTDLAIQGNGFFILSQGDKEFYSRAGAFGLDEGGMLVNPANGMRVQGWEAETVDGETFINSASDTKSLFIPIGSKDPASATSEVELACNLDKRTPEVLEGAGPGDVRQGSWTIDKDIYDNFGNVHKMTVNFTKVNGTANQWNVNVAVDEDAELPSNTTLDIGAENNTDNNFIMEFDNLGALTAAFDGQGDRVEAGALLIPVSFDVQDTTPDGDGALLRQTLNLNLGEVGSYTNTVTQFAETSSTKAFRQNGYSMGYLETFQIDSRGVITGVYSNGTNRSLGQVALASFVNPGGLEKNGESTFMETINSGEANVGPSGIAGKGKFVSGALEMSNVDLAEQFTDMIITQRGFQANSKTITTSDTMLQELLQLKR from the coding sequence ATGATGCGCTCACTCTATTCCGGTGTATCCGGACTTCAGAATCATCAGACAAGAATGGATGTCATCGGTAACAATGTATCCAATGTAAACACAATCGGATTTAAAAAAGGTCGAGTGATTTTTCAGGATATGATTTCCCAGGGAATGCGGGGCGCCGCCCGTCCCAGCGAAGAGCTTGGTGGTGTAAACCCCATGCAGGTAGGTCTCGGTATGACCGTAGCCACTATTGATACCATTCACACTCAGGGATCTCTTCAGTCCACAGGTAATACTACAGACCTGGCTATCCAGGGGAATGGATTTTTTATCCTGAGTCAGGGAGACAAGGAATTCTACTCAAGAGCCGGAGCCTTCGGTCTGGATGAAGGTGGAATGCTTGTTAATCCTGCAAACGGTATGCGTGTACAGGGCTGGGAAGCCGAAACTGTAGATGGTGAGACATTTATCAATTCAGCCAGTGATACAAAAAGTCTTTTTATTCCTATAGGGAGTAAAGATCCCGCCAGTGCTACAAGTGAGGTTGAGCTGGCCTGTAATCTGGATAAAAGAACACCTGAAGTACTTGAAGGCGCAGGCCCCGGTGATGTCAGGCAGGGAAGCTGGACAATTGATAAAGATATTTATGATAACTTTGGAAATGTTCATAAGATGACCGTCAATTTCACCAAGGTGAACGGTACTGCCAACCAGTGGAATGTCAATGTTGCCGTTGATGAGGATGCCGAACTGCCCTCCAACACAACACTGGATATCGGTGCTGAAAATAATACAGACAACAATTTCATCATGGAATTTGATAATCTTGGTGCCCTGACAGCAGCTTTTGACGGACAGGGTGACAGAGTGGAAGCAGGTGCTCTTCTTATTCCTGTCTCTTTTGATGTACAGGATACCACCCCCGATGGAGATGGAGCTCTTTTAAGACAGACACTTAACCTTAATCTTGGTGAAGTGGGAAGTTATACCAATACTGTAACTCAGTTTGCTGAAACTTCCTCCACAAAAGCCTTTCGTCAGAATGGATATTCCATGGGATATCTGGAGACATTCCAGATTGACTCCCGCGGTGTTATTACCGGTGTCTATTCCAACGGCACAAACAGGTCTCTGGGGCAGGTTGCCCTGGCATCCTTTGTTAATCCCGGAGGTCTGGAAAAGAATGGTGAAAGCACTTTTATGGAAACCATCAACTCCGGTGAAGCCAATGTAGGTCCATCCGGAATAGCCGGAAAGGGTAAGTTTGTTTCAGGTGCACTGGAAATGTCAAATGTGGATCTGGCTGAACAGTTTACTGATATGATTATTACTCAGAGAGGGTTTCAGGCCAACAGTAAGACAATTACAACCAGTGACACCATGCTGCAGGAACTTCTGCAGCTGAAAAGATAA
- a CDS encoding flagellar FlbD family protein, producing the protein MIKITVMGKLGKVLFLNPHQIEYIETEANTTLVMLSGKRLMIQEDYDTIFQRIVDYRRLIGGFKNEE; encoded by the coding sequence ATGATTAAAATAACTGTGATGGGGAAACTGGGCAAGGTTTTGTTTCTGAATCCCCATCAGATTGAATACATTGAGACAGAGGCAAATACAACCTTGGTAATGCTGTCAGGAAAGCGTCTGATGATCCAGGAAGATTATGATACTATCTTCCAGAGAATAGTGGATTACAGACGCCTGATCGGCGGATTCAAGAACGAGGAGTAG